From Bacteroidota bacterium:
GAAAAATATCTGCTGGAGTTTGAATTGAATTTCAAAAAAAATGGTGGAGAAGTACTGTGGGCAGAAGATGCAGCTGAAGCAAACGATCTGATTACTGATATTCTAAAAAAGCATGATTGCAAAACCGTGGTCAAGTCGAAATCAATGATCACAGAAGAAATTCAGCTGAATCCATATTTAAAGAAATATGGCATTGAACCTATTGAGACCGATTTGGGCGAATATATTGTGCAACTTTGCGATGAGCCTCCCTACCATATTGTTACCCCTGCCATGCATAAATCAAAAGAGGATGTGGCAGCATTATTCCATGAAAAACTAGGCACACCCGAAAATTTAACACCTACAGAGCTTACATTAGTGGCAAGGAAGGTTTTACGAGATAAATTTGTCAATGCTGATGCAGGTATTACAGGAGCAAATTTTATAATTGCTGATTCAGGAGCCATTTCTTTAACTGAAAATGAAGGTAATGCACGATTATCGACTTCCATTCCTAAAATACATATTGCTGTAGCAGGCATAGAAAGGATCATTCCTTCCATCCACGACCTTGCACTTTTTCTGCCTTTATTATCAACAGCAGGAACTGGACAAAATATTACAACCTACAATACTTTGTTCTTTGGTCCAAAAAGGAATGAAGAAATGGATGGTCCTGAAAAAATGTATGTTGTATTGCTTGACAACGGACGAACCAATTTATTGGCAGCTCCTGATCAAAAAGAAGCTTTGGCATGTATCCGTTGTGGAGCTTGTTTGAATGCTTGCCCTGTCTACAAAAACATAGGTGGTCATACCTATAATACTGTTTA
This genomic window contains:
- a CDS encoding iron-sulfur cluster-binding protein, which encodes MKNIKPFLKEAEKKAFDYEHRKRINHNISKYDENVPKGRMQFEDYELARDQAAYIKRKAVYNLEKYLLEFELNFKKNGGEVLWAEDAAEANDLITDILKKHDCKTVVKSKSMITEEIQLNPYLKKYGIEPIETDLGEYIVQLCDEPPYHIVTPAMHKSKEDVAALFHEKLGTPENLTPTELTLVARKVLRDKFVNADAGITGANFIIADSGAISLTENEGNARLSTSIPKIHIAVAGIERIIPSIHDLALFLPLLSTAGTGQNITTYNTLFFGPKRNEEMDGPEKMYVVLLDNGRTNLLAAPDQKEALACIRCGACLNACPVYKNIGGHTYNTVYNGPIGAVITPFMKGFDEFAHLSYATSLCGSCSSVCPVKIPLDDLLLKNKHHHTEKYKTSKFERFVWKNVSLFLTKRNLMNFGSAAMKNALAKIALKNSWNKRKSPIKMAKKSFNQQWKEKYK